Genomic window (Primulina eburnea isolate SZY01 chromosome 8, ASM2296580v1, whole genome shotgun sequence):
ATAGCATTACACTTCGTAATAATTAAGTGAACGGATATTTTGCAAATTGCTTGTACCATGCAAATTCTTCTATAGTATGTCTTCCCAAAAATAAGAAGATGCGACATAAAGgcttaaattctccgaacatcaaAAAAAACTTGCCTACCTCACTTTCATTTTAGCATTCAATTTATATAATCAAACTATGATTTGATTTGTTCATTCAATTTACATTGTCAAtccattatttaatttttttaatatgtcAGTTTGACTTCTTTTCGCATATATCAATTGACGTTGACAATCGAGAATACACAATTAGTTGTCAACCCGACtagagtaattttttttaaaaaagagtgTTTATAAACTTTTTATGAAAACACTTCAATTGATGCAAATAATAGGAaagaaatttaaaaagaaaaataacgGCTACTTACTAAGTAGGAAGACAACTTCCCACTTGCCTATACAATCGAGTTACTGGACTTCATTGAACAGACTTTACATGAGGTTAAAATTTCCCCAGacattgaaaaatatgtttttaagTAATCAAAATTGGATGCCCGAATATTTTGTTTCGTGAAAAATAAAAgtctaattaaaatatatacgtAACATATAAACTGTACTTCAATTGGAAGAATAAATACCTTAAAACTATAAGTTCGAAAATTTTCCTCAAGCCGGTGCTTTAAAATTGAAGCGTACcggcagtatatatatattaacaatATTTCTCACGGATTCGAAGCCCCGTAAAGTAAACCCGAAATTGAGACAAGAATCCCctatttttttgggatttttttaGATCCCCAAAATACTTCGATGCAAGTATAGAGATACTATCTCAATCTCGAAGCTCGTCTCGATAATATCGATATTAACATTAATAACAGAGACCGAACATTAGTTTTGTCTCACCCCTTGTACGACTTGAGTTCGAGTCACCACCCTATggattaagatttttttttaaaaaaatagtaagTTTTTGTACGACTTGAGTTCGAGTCACCACCCTATggattaagattttttttaaaaaaaatagtaagTTTAAGATTCAAGAACCCTCGAACACACAGTCTCATTAATacttttgaaaagaaaataggGGCGGAGACGAGGATTTTATTACTTTTGAAACGAAGATAGGGACGGAGAGGAAGATTTTATCCTCACTGGTTCGGGATTTAGGCGGGGACAGGTTTTCCTTGACGGGGATGAGAAACAGCTCGTCTCGCCACGGCCCCATCCATGTGTGTACATAATGAACCACTTTAAACCACGCTGACGACAACGCGAACAAGTGAAATACACCACATCATCTACCAAACATAGAATTGCAAAGACATACATTAAGGACACAGATTAGAGTCTGAATTGAGGAAATCACTTCGTTATGCATGTATCAGAAGCGAATCACACCTAAAATAATCATGTTATGCATGAGTTCGCTCGATCGCGATTTTATGCGTCTCTTTCTGAAACAGCCCTTTTCCTGCATCAGAAAACACCACACATAAACCTCGTAAAAACGCAAGTTTTCATATTTTACAATCAAGTATAAACACGATTAGTGGTCGACAATTTGCTTTTCATTTATACTGGTAAGCTCCATACGCCAATGCCCAATTACGGAAGATGGTAGAAATGGAAAATTTTCAGTGGaaccaataataataataataataataaaagaacgTCCAAATCGCATGGGGAAACAAAGACAAATGAACCCAAAAGCACGAAATCAAGCATTGCACGCTAAAACCACTGGGCTTCATATGTTAACGTTGAGCATAAAACTGTCACTTCTCCAGCATAGTTGAAACATTTTTGCTGCAGACTCAACCAAAAAAAAGAAGCATGTAGTTTGAAGTTTTGTTGCAACTATAAATAGCTAGCACAATGTCAAATGAATACGAACCCTGCCAATCTCGAATTGAGGAAGATCGAATTAcagtcaaataaacataaatgtcTCGCAATGAGATCCATCGGGTGAATCGTCTTTACCAACAACATTCTAACCATGATATCTGCATTTGATACTGTTTACGTTTTTTGGTTACGAAGATTCAAATACACATAAACCCATCGATCCGTGTAAAATCAACCAGTAGCTTAACCATTTCATTCATCTTATGTTCAACAAAGTAAACATAGGCATTACCCATGatcacaaaaataaaaacaaaggaAATTAGTCACTACTTGTCAAGAATGAAGTCGAAAAAATATGTTCAAAAGCCAATTTTTTTCCcattatatacaaatatatcagCCATAAATCTCTGGCAAACAAAACAATTATAATATCCACAAAAATTATCACTAACGTAAGACTTGCCTGGTACAGACATAGGGCGGCAGTTTTGGTGAACCCCATGCTTGACCCTTTCCTTCGGCGCAAGTGCCCGTTTAATAGCTATTCGCCTCGTGGAAGCATAGGAGTCATCACGCACATTCTCTCTCAAGCTGTCCATCCCGTTTCCAATATCCAGCATAGTTTTATCACTGCTTTTCCCAATCAGATCACAACGCACACTAGGGTCTTCCTTTCTATGAGAATGCACTCCTAATGTACAGAGCAGGAAATCTTCTCCAAATGTAA
Coding sequences:
- the LOC140839437 gene encoding uncharacterized protein isoform X2; its protein translation is MTMKVASYAKKPIKRSNKRRRLRTVFRKFLNYMKSDTYMFSPLISPQSSATFSPASLGERLGEPTKKRDKYLKCDCFMYAPMVLDSAVETTSAPTGVHSHRKEDPSVRCDLIGKSSDKTMLDIGNGMDSLRENVRDDSYASTRRIAIKRALAPKERVKHGVHQNCRPMSVPGKGLFQKETHKIAIERTHA
- the LOC140839437 gene encoding uncharacterized protein isoform X1 translates to MTMKVASYAKKPIKRSNKRRRLRTVFRKFLNYMKSDTYMFSPLISPQSSATFSPASLGERLGEPTKKRDKYLKCDCFMYAPMVLDSAVETTSAPTDFLLCTLGVHSHRKEDPSVRCDLIGKSSDKTMLDIGNGMDSLRENVRDDSYASTRRIAIKRALAPKERVKHGVHQNCRPMSVPGKGLFQKETHKIAIERTHA